In Hippoglossus hippoglossus isolate fHipHip1 chromosome 24, fHipHip1.pri, whole genome shotgun sequence, a single genomic region encodes these proteins:
- the faxca gene encoding failed axon connections homolog, whose amino-acid sequence MYWRVGFAWTRSCVVDLGQNRSFSCGPLGSGEELSFYGCIIAYPLQDHSGIMSALGSDSWWRKTLYLTGGALLAAAAYLLHELLSIRKEEELDSKDAIILHQFSRPKSGVPSLSPFCLKMETYLRMVDLPYQNYFDGKLSPQGKMPWIEYNQEHVFGSEFIMDFLEERLGVSLNKSLTPQEKAMSRAITKMVEEHFYWTIAYCQWVDNLEETQKMLSVSGPLSDLLKWILSHLTGGIVKREMYGHGIGRFSKDEVYALMEKDMRTLATILGDKKYFMGSKLSAVDAAVFSHLAPAMWTLPGTRPEQLIKGELINLAMYCERIRRRFWPEWFVDLEDFYYSDTTEGSDSHSRLPDLGLYSCTDTFQEETKTHTSPAPTPQDAPSPSPDSDPTGHSLYDSDMDTECSEMDQLKC is encoded by the exons atgtaCTGGCGCGTCGGGTTCGCCTGGACGCGGTCGTGTGTGGTTGATCTCGGCCAGAACCGGAGCTTCTCCTGCGGCCCACTGGGCTCCGGCGAGGAGCTGTCGTTTTATGGGTGCATCATCGCCTACCCCCTGCAGGACCACAGCGGGATCATGTCCGCTCTGGGCTCGGACTCGTGGTGGAGGAAGACGCTGTATCTGACCGGAGGGGCTCTGCTCGCTGCCGCTGCCTATCTGCTGCACGAACTGCTGTCCATCAG aaaggaggaagagctgGACTCTAAAGATGCCATCATACTCCACCAGTTTTCCAGGCCCAAAAGTGGCGTCCCGTCCCTGTCCCCTTTCTGCCTTAAAATGGAGACCTACCTCCGCATGGTTGACCTGCCCTACCAG aaCTACTTTGACGGGAAGCTTTCGCCGCAGGGTAAGATGCCGTGGATCGAGTACAACCAGGAGCATGTGTTTGGCTCAGAGTTCATCATGGACTTCCTGGAGGAGAGGCTGGGCGTGAGCCTCAACAAGAGCCTGACACCGCAGGAGAAGGCCATGTCCCGCGCCATCACCAAAATGGTGGAGGAACATTTCTACTG GACCATAGCCTACTGTCAGTGGGTGGACAACCTGGAGGAGACCCAGAAGATGCTGTCGGTGAGCGGACCGCTGAGTGACCTGCTCAAGTGGATCCTGAGTCACCTGACCGGTGGGATCGTCAAGAGGGAGATGTACGGTCACGGGATCGGGCGCTTTTCTAAGGACGAGGTTTACGCCCTGATGGAGAAGGACATGCGCACCCTCGCCACTATACTAG gtGATAAGAAGTACTTTATGGGCTCGAAGCTTTCCGCAGTCGACGCTGCAGTGTTCAGTCACCTGGCTCCTGCTATGTGGACGCTACCAGGAACACGTCCGGAGCAGCTTATCAAAG GTGAGCTGATCAACCTGGCCATGTACTGTGAGCGTATCCGCCGGCGCTTCTGGCCCGAGTGGTTCGTGGACCTGGAGGACTTCTACTACAGCGACACCACAGAGGGCAGCGACTCGCACTCCAGACTCCCTGACCTGGGTCTCTACTCCTGCACGGACACTTTccaggaagaaacaaaaacacacacttcacccgCCCCCACTCCACAGGACGCCCCGTCGCCGTCCCCGGACAGCGACCCCACAGGCCACTCGCTTTATGACTCTGACATGGACACGGAGTGCTCTGAAATGGACCAGCTCAAGTGTTGA